In Dolichospermum flos-aquae CCAP 1403/13F, the following proteins share a genomic window:
- a CDS encoding GntR family transcriptional regulator: protein MIQFRIQPDSEIPASNQLFNQIRFAIASGQYTPAYKLPSTRALAMQTGLHRNTISKVYRQLEEQGFVESLAGSGIYVRTQGHEGGSKSQSPMLKQHPDAYKVVQQALDELLSQGCSLNQARELFLAEVDWRLRCSTRVLVVTPSQDIGVGELMINELEESLQIPVQLVAMEELISVLDQTTSATLVTSRYFIGEVEAIASPKAVRVIPLDIHDYSKELAVVKSLAKSSCIGIVSLSPGILRATEVILHGLRGDELLVMTAQPKDAYKLHAIVKRSEIIFCTDQVSYSTAQSAMQTVLEDLIRPPKLIRCENYIGTQSINLLKRELGLI, encoded by the coding sequence ATGATTCAATTTCGTATTCAGCCAGATAGTGAAATTCCTGCATCTAATCAACTATTTAATCAAATCCGATTTGCGATCGCTTCTGGGCAATATACACCTGCATATAAACTGCCCAGTACCAGAGCTTTAGCAATGCAAACTGGATTACATCGCAATACCATTAGTAAAGTTTACCGCCAATTGGAGGAACAAGGATTTGTTGAAAGTCTAGCAGGTTCAGGAATCTATGTCCGCACCCAAGGTCATGAGGGTGGAAGTAAATCCCAGTCACCCATGCTTAAACAACATCCTGATGCTTATAAGGTAGTGCAACAAGCCCTAGATGAGTTACTTAGTCAAGGCTGTTCTCTCAATCAAGCCAGGGAACTATTTTTAGCGGAAGTGGACTGGCGTTTGCGTTGTAGTACCAGAGTATTAGTAGTAACCCCATCTCAAGATATTGGGGTTGGGGAATTAATGATTAATGAGTTGGAAGAATCCCTGCAAATCCCAGTCCAACTCGTAGCAATGGAAGAACTTATCAGCGTCCTCGACCAAACTACCTCAGCCACATTAGTCACCAGTCGTTATTTTATCGGAGAAGTGGAAGCGATCGCCTCACCAAAAGCTGTCCGGGTTATTCCTTTAGATATTCACGATTATAGCAAGGAACTCGCTGTAGTTAAAAGCCTAGCCAAATCTAGTTGTATCGGCATAGTTAGCCTTAGTCCTGGCATTCTCAGAGCCACAGAAGTCATTTTACACGGTTTACGCGGGGATGAATTATTGGTAATGACTGCCCAACCCAAGGATGCTTATAAACTACACGCTATCGTCAAACGCTCAGAAATTATCTTTTGTACGGATCAAGTCAGCTATTCTACCGCACAATCAGCTATGCAAACAGTCTTAGAAGACCTAATTCGTCCACCTAAACTCATTCGCTGTGAAAATTATATCGGCACACAGTCCATTAATTTATTAAAACGCGAACTGGGATTAATTTAA
- a CDS encoding helix-turn-helix domain-containing protein produces MRKKKSAILEAVHETAIGLYKAGVMSQVTLREFDSLCLPPIEPLEPQQIKQLRESFNVSQSVFAAILNISSSTVQKWEIGQKRPTGAALKLLHLVREKGLESLIY; encoded by the coding sequence ATGAGGAAGAAAAAGTCAGCAATTCTTGAGGCTGTTCACGAAACTGCTATAGGACTATACAAGGCTGGTGTAATGAGTCAAGTTACGTTACGCGAATTTGATAGCTTGTGTTTACCTCCAATTGAACCGCTAGAACCTCAACAAATTAAGCAACTTCGTGAATCATTCAATGTCAGCCAATCTGTGTTTGCTGCTATTTTAAACATCAGTTCATCAACTGTTCAAAAATGGGAAATTGGGCAAAAACGACCTACAGGCGCGGCTCTTAAATTATTGCATTTAGTCCGGGAAAAAGGTTTGGAAAGTTTAATTTATTAA
- a CDS encoding type II toxin-antitoxin system RelE/ParE family toxin, with protein sequence MAIYKTQWFNRWAKDQKLNDSSLCNAVAEMAAGLYDADLGGGLFKKRIARSGKGKRAGFRTLVATNKEDSWFFVFGFPKNERSNIDQDEKEALKKLSSELLSLTAEALEIAKLKDELIEVICNEEEKVSNS encoded by the coding sequence ATGGCAATCTACAAAACCCAATGGTTTAACCGTTGGGCAAAAGATCAGAAGTTAAATGATTCTAGTCTCTGTAATGCTGTTGCAGAAATGGCAGCAGGTCTTTACGACGCGGACCTAGGAGGTGGACTATTTAAAAAACGCATTGCCCGTTCTGGAAAGGGCAAGAGGGCTGGTTTCCGTACATTGGTTGCTACTAACAAGGAAGATAGTTGGTTTTTTGTGTTTGGGTTTCCAAAAAACGAGCGTAGCAATATTGATCAGGATGAAAAAGAAGCCTTGAAAAAACTGTCATCAGAACTGCTGTCTTTAACAGCAGAGGCTCTTGAAATAGCAAAATTGAAAGATGAATTAATAGAGGTAATCTGTAATGAGGAAGAAAAAGTCAGCAATTCTTGA
- a CDS encoding dienelactone hydrolase family protein yields MTEPTINTSTIQISEDNLQIAAYLAKPTATGSYPGIVVLQEIFGVNVHIRDVTERIAKLGYVAIAPALFQRQAPGFETGYTADAMETGRNYASQTTASELLSDIQAAINYLKTLPQVKPDGFGCIGFCFGGHVAYLAATLTDIKATASFYGAGITTRTPGGGNPTVTRTSEIKGTIYTFFGAEDASIPPEQVEEIAAEFAKYNISHRLFRYDGSDHGFFCDRRASYNPKAAADAWVQVQQLFSQLS; encoded by the coding sequence ATGACAGAGCCAACAATAAACACTTCAACAATTCAAATTTCTGAAGATAATTTGCAAATCGCCGCTTATTTAGCTAAACCAACAGCAACCGGTTCTTATCCAGGAATTGTGGTTTTGCAAGAGATTTTTGGCGTTAATGTGCATATTCGGGATGTCACAGAACGGATTGCTAAACTGGGATATGTAGCAATTGCTCCAGCACTGTTTCAGCGTCAAGCCCCTGGATTTGAGACTGGTTATACTGCCGACGCGATGGAAACAGGTAGAAATTATGCCTCACAAACCACAGCATCAGAACTTTTAAGCGATATTCAAGCAGCTATTAACTACCTGAAAACTTTACCCCAAGTCAAACCAGATGGATTTGGTTGTATTGGCTTTTGTTTTGGTGGTCACGTCGCCTATTTAGCTGCTACTCTCACTGATATTAAAGCCACTGCGTCCTTTTATGGTGCGGGAATTACTACCCGGACTCCTGGCGGTGGAAATCCCACGGTGACGCGGACATCAGAGATTAAAGGCACTATCTACACCTTTTTTGGTGCGGAAGATGCGAGTATTCCTCCAGAACAAGTGGAAGAGATTGCCGCCGAATTTGCAAAATATAACATTTCTCATCGGCTGTTTCGCTACGATGGATCTGATCATGGGTTTTTTTGTGACCGTCGTGCCAGTTATAATCCTAAAGCTGCGGCGGATGCTTGGGTGCAAGTCCAACAACTTTTTAGCCAATTGTCCTGA
- a CDS encoding S1 RNA-binding domain-containing protein: protein MNSESKLSQTANSSFSMDDFAKALEKHDYQFQKGQVVRGKIFQVDHDGAYVDIGGKSSAFLPQEEASLRAVTDLSEILPMDEELEFLIIRDQDAEGQVTISRKQLEMRQIWEKLAEIQENSQTVQVRVTGVNKGGVTVDLFGLRGFIPRSHLSERDNLDALKGQSLTVGFLEINRETNKLVLSQRLAARSSNFSLLEIGQLIEGKITGIKPFGVFVDFNGVSALLHIKQVSQKFIESLDKVFQIGQPIKAVIIDLDEGKGRVAISTRVLENHPGEVVENFAEVMASAESRANRAANKTAE from the coding sequence ATGAATTCCGAATCTAAACTTTCTCAAACAGCCAATTCGTCTTTTTCAATGGACGATTTTGCCAAAGCACTGGAAAAACACGATTACCAATTTCAAAAAGGACAAGTTGTTCGTGGCAAAATATTCCAAGTTGACCACGACGGTGCTTATGTTGACATTGGTGGTAAATCGTCGGCGTTTCTTCCCCAAGAGGAGGCTTCTTTGAGAGCAGTAACTGATTTGTCGGAAATATTACCGATGGATGAGGAACTAGAGTTTTTAATTATTCGGGATCAGGATGCTGAAGGTCAAGTTACCATTTCCCGTAAGCAATTGGAAATGCGGCAGATTTGGGAAAAACTAGCAGAAATACAAGAGAATTCCCAAACTGTTCAAGTGCGGGTAACAGGTGTTAATAAAGGTGGTGTCACTGTTGATCTTTTTGGTTTACGAGGTTTTATTCCGCGATCGCACCTGTCCGAACGTGATAACCTAGATGCACTCAAAGGTCAAAGTCTCACTGTGGGTTTTTTAGAAATTAATCGGGAAACCAATAAACTCGTTCTTTCTCAACGTTTAGCGGCTCGTTCTAGCAACTTCAGTTTATTAGAAATCGGTCAATTAATCGAAGGAAAAATCACCGGCATCAAACCTTTTGGTGTATTTGTAGATTTTAATGGTGTCAGCGCCTTACTACACATCAAACAAGTTAGCCAAAAATTCATTGAATCTTTAGACAAAGTCTTTCAAATTGGTCAACCAATCAAAGCTGTAATTATTGATTTAGACGAAGGTAAAGGTCGAGTGGCGATTTCTACCAGAGTCTTGGAAAACCACCCTGGTGAAGTTGTGGAAAACTTTGCAGAAGTGATGGCTTCAGCCGAATCTCGTGCTAATCGTGCGGCTAATAAAACGGCTGAATAG